In a single window of the Acidobacteriota bacterium genome:
- a CDS encoding xylanase produces MLKSLLVLLALVPSLSSALAQISALSAWPPSQSHTTIPLWPGGAPGASTAKGPEQDTTTSKDRQVAGRPVIRIGNVSQPTMTLYPASPNSNSGPAVVVFPGGSYRIVAIDLEGTEVCDWLNSIAVNCVLVKYRVPETGPFPKSVAALQDAQRAIGLLRQHAAEWHVDPKRVGVLGFSAGGHLSAAVSTHYDQRLYPVADAADQLSCRPDFAIILYPGYLASADKNFEFNPDIPVAASTPPAFLVQAEDDSVHVENAVEYFMALKKAGVPAELHTYAQGGHGYGLRPTDKPVTEWPKLATRWLHTIGVLQGAAE; encoded by the coding sequence ATGCTGAAATCATTGCTGGTATTGCTAGCGCTCGTGCCTTCCCTTTCTTCTGCGCTGGCCCAAATATCAGCACTTTCTGCCTGGCCGCCTAGTCAGAGCCACACAACGATTCCTTTGTGGCCCGGCGGCGCCCCTGGTGCATCCACCGCCAAAGGGCCTGAGCAAGACACTACGACCAGCAAAGACCGCCAGGTTGCCGGACGCCCAGTGATTCGCATCGGGAATGTTTCGCAGCCGACGATGACGTTATATCCCGCTTCGCCGAACAGCAATTCTGGACCTGCAGTCGTGGTCTTTCCCGGCGGAAGTTATCGCATCGTGGCGATCGACCTGGAGGGAACCGAGGTCTGTGACTGGCTGAACTCCATTGCGGTAAATTGTGTGCTCGTGAAGTATCGCGTGCCGGAGACTGGACCGTTTCCCAAATCGGTCGCCGCGCTGCAGGATGCGCAGCGTGCTATTGGCCTGCTGCGCCAGCACGCGGCTGAGTGGCACGTAGATCCTAAGCGCGTGGGGGTCCTCGGATTCTCCGCTGGGGGACATCTATCCGCGGCCGTCAGCACGCATTATGATCAGCGTCTCTATCCTGTAGCCGATGCTGCCGATCAGCTGAGCTGCCGTCCCGACTTCGCCATTATTCTCTATCCAGGATATCTGGCTAGCGCGGACAAGAATTTCGAGTTCAACCCTGACATTCCAGTCGCAGCTTCGACTCCTCCGGCCTTTCTAGTGCAAGCAGAGGATGATTCCGTGCACGTCGAGAACGCTGTCGAGTACTTCATGGCACTCAAGAAAGCAGGCGTTCCCGCTGAGCTGCACACTTACGCGCAGGGCGGTCATGGATATGGCCTGCGTCCGACGGACAAGCCGGTCACGGAATGGCCAAAATTAGCCACGCGCTGGTTACATACCATTGGAGTTTTGCAAGGCGCAGCGGAATAA